Proteins encoded within one genomic window of Glandiceps talaboti chromosome 3, keGlaTala1.1, whole genome shotgun sequence:
- the LOC144433242 gene encoding uncharacterized protein LOC144433242 yields the protein MADSGLKVAITKQIRKIEELFASGNTDLEILRQVYSEDLKIMAPGEETKTGLEGVADAVNEFKSAGIAKICIDIQEVGGIEGGDTAFERSNYEMFKEDGTSASVGKVLVIWKKANGVYRKAVEVFNTNK from the exons ATGGCTGACTCCGGCTTAAAAGTAGCTATTACTAAACAAATTCGTAAGATCGAGGAGTTGTTCGCAAGTGGTAATACCGACTTGGAGATTCTTCGACAAGTTTACTCAGAAGATTTAAAAATCATGGCACCAGGTGAAGAAACAAAGACAGGTCTTGAAG GTGTGGCAGATGCTGTCAATGAATTCAAGTCCGCAGGCATAGCAAAGATATGCATCGACATACAGGAAGTGGGTGGAATCGAAGGAGGAGACACGGCATTTGAACGCTCCAACTATGAAATGTTCAAAGAAGATGGCACCAGTGCGAGTGTAGGCAAAGTTCTAGTCATCTGGAAGAAGGCAAATGGAGTTTATCGCAAGGCGGTTGAAGTTTTCAACACCAACAAATAA